The genomic DNA CGGTGTGGCCGGGCCAGCTGGCCGCATGGTCCGCCGGCCTGCCCCGCCCCACCGCGATCCTCATGGCCTCCGCCCACTGGGAGGAGGCCCCGCTCGCCCTGGGCGCGACCGAGACCGTCCCGCTCGTCTACGACTTCTGGGGCTTCCCCGAGCACTACTACCAGGTGCGGTACGCGGCCCCGGGGGCGCCGCAGCTGGCGGAGAACGTACGCAAGCTGCTGCGCGGCGCCGGTACACCGGTCCAGGACATCCCGGACCGCGGGCTCGACCACGGGGCGTACGTCCCGCTGGTGGAGATGTTCCCGGGCGCCGACATCCCCGTACTCCAGATCTCCTTGCCGACGCTGGACCCGCAGAAGCTGATGGACATCGGACGCAAGCTCGCGCCGCTGCGCGACGAGGGCGTACTGATCGTCGGCAGCGGCTTCTTCACCCACAACCTCGCCGCACTGCGGCACACAGGCGGCGGCAACCCCGCCTGGTCGGTGGAGTTCGACGACTGGGGACACCGGGCGCTGCAGGCGCAGGACATCGACGCGCTGCTCGACTTCGAGCACAAGTCCCCGGCGGGCCGGCTGGCCCATCCGCGCACCGAGCACTTCGCGCCGCTCTTCGTGACGCTGGGCGCCTCGGAGGGAGAGCTGGACCAGGGGCGCAGCATCATCGACGGGTTCTGGATGGGGCTCGCGAAGCGATCGGTGCAGTTCGGCTGAGTGGTCAGAGGGCCGGCGGGTTCAGCTCGATCGAGCGGAGCGCGGCGGCCAGGGCCGTCGTGTCACCGACATCCAGTGCGGTGTCGGTGAACTTGATCGTGTGGTCGTCGCCGTGCGCCGCCGCCCGCGCGAAGATCTCGTCCGCGGAGACCGCCGACGGCGATGCGGCGCAGGGAACGGGGTCGGCGGGGCTGTACGCGGCGGTGACCGCGGCGCTCGCGGCCCAGGCCGCGGCCAGGCTCTGTCCCCACAGTTCACGGGGGAGAGCGGGCAGCGTACGCAGCACGGCGTTGGGTGCGGTCGCGGCGTGCACCAGCATGATCGGTGCGCCGTGGCCGTGGGTGGCGTAGCGGTGGGTCGCGGCCCTGACCAGCTCCGCCAGCCGGGCGCGCGCCACGTCCGGGTCGTCGGCGAACTGCTGCGGCCACAGCGGGAACTCGGTGAGCTGCGCCAGCCGGTCGCGTATCCCGCCACTCTGGTCGGCCACCGGCGGTACGGCGTCCAGCGCGGCCGCGGCACTCGGCGCGGGCACGAGCGAGGCCGGTGGGTGCAGCGCGGGCAGCGGCTGGTGGCGGGCGGCCCAGTAGCCGAGGCCGTGCGCGAGCTCGGCTTTCCGGGGGGCGTTCGCTTCCCCGTCGAGCAGGGTGCGCACGGCGTGGCCGACCCGGATCACGGGGTGGGTGGCGCCCGCGGCGATGCCAGGCAGCAGCCGCGGCCACCACTCGGTGAGGACGTCCTGCCAGGGGCGCCCGGCAATCTCCCGCTCGAAGTACGTCGTCCAGTCGGCGATCCTGCGCGGGTCGCCCAGGGCCTCGTGCCAGTTCTCCGCGGTGACCCGGGCCGCGGGGGCCGGCATGTCCTCCAGCTTGTGGCTGTAGTGGTCGAGCCAACGGTGGACGGCCGGTGCCTGGCCGTGCCGTACGAGCGCCTCGACGGCCATCGGGCCGTGGTTGCTCAGCCAGCCGTTCCGCTCGGGGCCCGCGGCGTGGAGCCGCTCCAGCGCCTCGTCGAGCGCGCCGGTGGTGTCGCCCGGTGCAGTGCCCGGTGCGCCTGTGGCGTCTTTCCTGCCTGTCGTGTCGGTCATGCCGGAACACGCTAGGCGCGGGGCCCGTCGCCCGTAACGGGCTGCAGACCTACGCCACGACCCCGCCGGGGCCTAGGTCTCCGGGCCCAGAGGCTTCTCGTACCAGGCCACGTCCCAGTACCTGCCGAACTTCCGGCCCACCTCGGCGTACGTACCGACATGGCGGAAGCCGAATCGCTCGTGCAACCGCACCGAGGCG from Streptomyces sp. NBC_01707 includes the following:
- a CDS encoding questin oxidase family protein; translated protein: MTDTTGRKDATGAPGTAPGDTTGALDEALERLHAAGPERNGWLSNHGPMAVEALVRHGQAPAVHRWLDHYSHKLEDMPAPAARVTAENWHEALGDPRRIADWTTYFEREIAGRPWQDVLTEWWPRLLPGIAAGATHPVIRVGHAVRTLLDGEANAPRKAELAHGLGYWAARHQPLPALHPPASLVPAPSAAAALDAVPPVADQSGGIRDRLAQLTEFPLWPQQFADDPDVARARLAELVRAATHRYATHGHGAPIMLVHAATAPNAVLRTLPALPRELWGQSLAAAWAASAAVTAAYSPADPVPCAASPSAVSADEIFARAAAHGDDHTIKFTDTALDVGDTTALAAALRSIELNPPAL
- a CDS encoding dioxygenase encodes the protein MTVTAERMPALYLSHGAPPLADDPVWPGQLAAWSAGLPRPTAILMASAHWEEAPLALGATETVPLVYDFWGFPEHYYQVRYAAPGAPQLAENVRKLLRGAGTPVQDIPDRGLDHGAYVPLVEMFPGADIPVLQISLPTLDPQKLMDIGRKLAPLRDEGVLIVGSGFFTHNLAALRHTGGGNPAWSVEFDDWGHRALQAQDIDALLDFEHKSPAGRLAHPRTEHFAPLFVTLGASEGELDQGRSIIDGFWMGLAKRSVQFG